A DNA window from Arachis duranensis cultivar V14167 chromosome 3, aradu.V14167.gnm2.J7QH, whole genome shotgun sequence contains the following coding sequences:
- the LOC107478922 gene encoding uncharacterized protein LOC107478922, with protein MTQYPLSTRNIPTSYLLPSQWPLPHNEELLLTMEESDFEEKCNEIRKMNSNLVVIGKTTNENDKEDFDNDADDDDVDNADESEGEEFEQETG; from the exons ATGACTCAGTACCCATTATCGACGAGGAATATTCCGACGTCGTATCTCCTTCCCTCTCAATGGCCTCTCCCCCACAACGAGGAGCTCCTCCTCACCATGGAAGAATCCGATTTTGAAGAGAAG TGCAATGAAATCAGGAAGATGAACAGCAACCTGGTTGTGATTGGGAAGACAACTAACGAGAACGATAAGGAAGACTTTGACAATGATGCTGATGATGATGACGTGGACAATGCTGACGAATCAGAGGGTGAAGAATTCGAGCAAGAAACAGGTTGA
- the LOC107478921 gene encoding C2 and GRAM domain-containing protein At5g50170, with protein MGRLCVCVLEAKDLPVNESYVKLKLGKLKSKTTRIVRNTCNPIWNEEFALKVHDLEQVLLVSVVSNTHHGGGDESRVINGGSVELVVGEVRVLVGSIASADKQTLPPTWFNLESPNSGKFFNKYCGKILLTISLHSKSHFNHTHSQNLSVATEDSKDLESPQISSNKMSETKKLLKVIANRLDRIFNKKDGSSSKAEDSPETSTILSDSEDFVESLSSPCSFEEAIALMESGDNKQEMPDNLPGGVLVDQVYAVSPYDLNAFLFAPNSQFRKDLAELQGTTNMQEGPWTWKHGDTSCLMRVVSYTKAASKLVKAVNATEEQSYVRVSKDEFAVLVSVSTPEVPYGSTFRVELLYKIMPSGELSSGEKSSHLVVSWGMMFLQSTMMKGMIEGGTRQGLKESFDQFSDLLARNFKVLDLADLSDKEHLLATLQTEDPWNWWMAIKYFSNFTVASTLFMFLYVLLHISRCGPREPRGLEFKGLELPDSFGELVTSAILIIQLHRVYNMVVHFVQARFQMGTDHGLKANGDGWVVTVALIEAVDLASLESTGLSDPYVILTCNGQTRSSSVKLQTSDPQWNEILEFDAMEEPPSVLDVEVFDFDGPFDQDVSLGRAEINFLKHTSTELADMWIVLEGKLAKSAQSKLHLRIFLDNNKGVETIKEYLEKMEKEVGRKLNLQSPQRNSTFQKLFGLPPEEFLIKEFTCYLKRKMPLQGRMFLSARILGFYANLFGHKTKFFFLWEDIEDIQVHPPTWASVGSPILVIILRKGRGIDARHGAKSIDEEGRLRFHFQSFASFGVASRTIRALWRARTLPYQKEQVMEEHEEQEGGFVIPEDSEYVMDNEGKGSKIYSAEFPIKMRSMMGIFDGGSLEHRIMQRAGCMNYETTSWEPIKPDVFERRVSYRFNRQMSVFGGDVTCTQQKFPNADTGGWIVNEVMTLHGVPFADHFHINFRYEIEKCGIDESGCKCDIYIGIVWLKSSDFQQRIDRNISTKFTIRVKEIFEQVQKEILLMSQNFNGH; from the exons ATGGGGAGGTTGTGTGTTTGTGTATTGGAAGCAAAAGATCTTCCAGTGAATGAGTCTTATGTGAAGCTCAAGCTTGGGAAGTTGAAGTCTAAAACTACAAGGATAGTGAGGAACACTTGCAACCCAATTTGGAATGAGGAGTTTGCTTTGAAGGTGCATGATTTGGAGCAAGTGCTTCTTGTCTCTGTTGTTAGTAATACTCATCATGGTGGTGGTGATGAATCAAGGGTCATCAATGGTGGTTCTGTGGAACTTGTGGTTGGTGAAGTGAGGGTTCTTGTTGGTTCTATTGCATCTGCTGATAAACAAACCTTGCCCCCAACTTGGTTCAATCTTGAAAGTCCTAATAGTGGGAAATTTTTCAACAAATATTGCG GGAAAATTCTACTTACCATATCTCTTCATAGTAAAAGCCATTTTAACCACACACATTCACAAAACTTGAGTGTTGCAACTGAAGACTCAAAAGACTTGGAATCTCCACAAATTTCATCTAACAAAATGAGTGAAACTAAAAAGTTGCTGAAGGTTATTGCTAACCGTTTAGATAGGATCTTCAACAAGAAAGATGGAAGTTCATCAAAAGCCGAGGATTCTCCTGAAACATCCACTATTTTATCTGATTCTGAAGATTTTGTAGAAAGTTTATCTTCTCCTTGTAGCTTTGAAGAAGCAATTGCACTAATGGAATCCGGAGATAACAAACAGGAGATGCCAGATAACTTGCCGGGTGGTGTTCTGGTGGATCAGGTTTATGCAGTATCTCCATATGATCTTAATGCATTTCTTTTCGCACCAAATTCACAGTTTAGGAAAGATTTGGCAGAACTGCAGGGGACAACAAATATGCAAGAAGGGCCTTGGACATGGAAACATGGGGACACATCTTGTTTAATGCGAGTTGTTTCGTATACAAAAGCAGCTTCGAAGCTAGTTAAGGCTGTTAATGCCACTGAAGAGCAAAGCTATGTTAGAGTGAGTAAGGATGAATTTGCAGTACTTGTTAGTGTAAGCACACCTGAGGTTCCATATGGGAGCACATTTCGGGTTGAATTGCTTTACAAGATAATGCCGAGTGGCGAATTATCTTCTGGAGAGAAATCATCACATCTTGTGGTATCATGGGGCATGATGTTCCTACAGAGCACAATGATGAAAGGAATGATAGAAGGGGGAACTAGACAAGGACTGAAGGAGAGTTTTGATCAGTTCTCCGACCTACTTGCTCGAAATTTCAAGGTGCTAGATTTGGCAGACTTATCAGACAAGGAACATTTGTTGGCAACTTTGCAGACAGAGGACCCTTGGAATTGGTGGATGGCAATCAAATACTTTTCGAATTTCACGGTAGCTTCcactttgtttatgtttttatatgttttgctgcATATTTCGCGGTGCGGTCCGAGGGAACCTCGCGGCTTGGAATTCAAGGGACTTGAATTGCCAGATAGCTTTGGAGAGCTTGTTACAAGTGCAATTTTGATCATTCAGTTGCATCGTGTTTACAATATGGTTGTTCACTTTGTGCAGGCTAGATTTCAGATGG GAACTGATCATGGCCTAAAAGCCAACGGGGATGGTTGGGTTGTTACAGTGGCTTTAATTGAGGCGGTCGACTTGGCATCCTTGGAGTCCACAGGGTTGTCGGACCCCTATGTAATTTTAACCTGCAATGGACAAACAAGGTCAAGCTCAGTGAAGCTTCAAACATCTGATCCTCAATGGAATG AGATATTAGAGTTTGATGCTATGGAAGAACCACCATCGGTTTTAGATGTGGAAGTTTTCGATTTTGATGGTCCATTTGACCAGGATGTTTCGCTAGGACGTGCCGAGATCAATTTCCTAAAGCACACATCGACGGAATTGGCCGACATGTGGATTGTGCTTGAAGGAAAGCTCGCCAAGTCCGCACAATCGAAGTTGCATCTGAGGATTTTCTTGGACAATAATAAAGGAGTCGAAACGATTAAGGAATATTTGGAGAAAATGGAAAAGGAAGTAGGAAGAAAG TTGAATCTTCAATCGCCTCAACGAAATTCTACATTCCAGAAACTGTTTGGTTTGCCTCCAGAAGAATTTCTAATCAAAGAATTCACATGTTACCTGAAAAGAAAAATGCCTTTACAG GGAAGGATGTTTCTTTCGGCTAggattcttgggttttatgccaATCTTTTTGGACATAAAACCaaatttttcttcctttggGAAGACATAGAGGACATACAAGTTCATCCTCCAACATGGGCATCAGTAGGAAGCCCTATACTGGTCATAATTCTACGGAAAGGTCGAGGAATCGATGCAAGGCATGGCGCGAAGTCTATAGACGAAGAAGGAAGGCTTAGGTTCCATTTTCAGTCATTTGCATCGTTCGGTGTGGCCTCCAG AACGATTCGAGCCTTGTGGAGAGCAAGAACACTGCCCTACCAGAAAGAACAAGTTATGGAAGAGCATGAAGAACAAGAGGGAGGCTTTGTAATTCCTGAAGACTCTGAATATGTCATGGACAATGAAGGAAAAGGATCCAAGATATATTCTGCAGAATTTCCAATCAAG ATGAGATCAATGATGGGAATTTTTGATGGAGGAAGCTTGGAACATAGAATTATGCAGAGAGCAGGTTGTATGAACTATGAAACTACTTCGTGGGAGCCGATAAAGCCGGACGTCTTTGAAAGGCGCGTTTCGTACAGATTCAATCGTCAAATGTCAGTTTTCGGCGGCGATGTCACATGCACACAACAGAAGTTTCCAAATGCAGACACTGGAGGTTGGATTGTGAATGAGGTTATGACTCTTCATGGTGTCCCATTTGCTGATCACTTCCAT ATAAATTTTAGGTACGAAATTGAGAAATGTGGTATTGATGAAAGTGGTTGCAAGTGTGATATATACATTGGAATTGTGTGGCTCAAGAGCTCTGATTTTCAGCAAAGGATAGATAGGAACATATCAACCAAGTTTACCATTAGAGTGAAGGAAATATTTGAACAGGTTCAGAAAGAGATCTTGTTAATGTCTCAGAATTTTAATGGGCATTAG
- the LOC107478925 gene encoding uncharacterized protein LOC107478925 encodes METSPGRTIKLLCSYGGKILPRATDGELRYIGGHTRVLTVDRSICFSDLLVKLGELCGSSVTLRCQLPNGDLETLISVTNDEDLTHIIEEYDRASSKLPHPLKIRAVLFPPKSSRKVSPATSSPSLSSSASSSASHSPARSPYTSAESLPHAAAYRVVRQSRPVPIRNGSAKACCYNGQLEGSPRFLYYGPRFSNYCH; translated from the exons ATGGAAACGAGTCCCGGCCGTACGATTAAGCTCCTCTGCAGCTACGGCGGCAAGATCCTCCCACGCGCTACCGACGGCGAGCTCCGTTACATCGGTGGCCACACCAGAGTCCTCACCGTGGATCGTTCCATTTGCTTCTCAG ACTTGTTGGTAAAGCTAGGAGAGTTGTGCGGTTCGTCTGTGACGTTACGGTGTCAATTGCCGAACGGAGATTTAGAAACCTTGATCTCCGTCACCAACGACGAAGATCTGACGCACATAATTGAAGAATATGACCGCGCTTCGTCGAAACTACCTCATCCGTTGAAGATCAGAGCCGTGCTGTTTCCGCCAAAATCATCGAGGAAGGTTTCTCCGGCGACGTCGTCTCCGTCGTTGTCTTCCTCTGCTTCATCCAGCGCCAGTCACTCGCCAGCAAGATCTCCGTACACATCCGCGGAATCGCTGCCGCATGCGGCGGCGTATCGCGTCGTCCGCCAAAGCCGTCCTGTCCCGATCCGTAACGGATCGGCGAAAGCGTGTTGCTACAACGGCCAGCTAGAAGGAAGCCCTAGGTTTCTTTATTACGGACCTCGCTTCAGTAATTATTGCCATTGA
- the LOC107478920 gene encoding plant intracellular Ras-group-related LRR protein 9, with product MDPNPTNFPILSYVMSRLPSLTPKTAADSNNNLDDLEQPPPLSDAAAASSVGPLGPQLLGQMPNLDDANLLASMGGAISDVAQARSVLNLIGDRPTHEEVDAARADLADLEARLSRQLEEIVLEPRPADVDIHTWRARQAERELKCREEAEKERRVVKSVIQLDEMHDAYERLLADAEKRLVRIYGGAGDAADDTGVAAAGDELNEEVAEILQEAYGKGMERVDLSGRRLRLLPEAFGRISGLVVLDASANQLSTIPDSIAGLQNLEELNLSSNLLTLLPDSIGLLQKLKFLNISGNKLSALPDPICQCRSLVELDVSFNSLTYLPTNIGYELPNLKKLMIQLNKIRSLPSSICELKSLRYLDAHFNELHGLPIAIGRLTNLEVLNLSSNFSDLKELPETFGDLTNLKELDLSNNQIHALPDTFGRLENLTKLNLDQNPIELPPMEIVNQGVEAVKTFMAKRWIDILLEEERKSNQEMQEQAQNGWLTRSTSWLKNVSGNVIGYLGTVGSPMAPKSPKDAYLDQQL from the exons aTGGATCCAAATCCAACTAACTTCCCAATCCTCTCTTACGTCATGTCTCGTCTCCCTTCTCTGACTCCCAAAACCGCCGCAGATTCCAATAATAACCTTGACGACCTCGAGCAGCCGCCTCCACTCTCCGatgctgctgctgcttcttctgtGGGCCCACTCGGCCCACAATTATTGGGCCAGATGCCCAACCTTGACGACGCTAACCTCCTCGCCTCCATGGGCGGTGCAATCTCCGACGTCGCTCAGGCCCGATCGGTTCTCAATCTAATTGGCGACCGCCCTACTCACGAGGAAGTCGACGCCGCCAGGGCCGACCTGGCTGACCTGGAGGCCAGGCTGTCACGCCAGCTGGAGGAGATCGTTCTGGAGCCCAGGCCCGCTGACGTGGATATCCACACTTGGCGGGCCCGGCAGGCCGAGAGGGAGCTCAAGTGCAGGGAGGAAGCGGAGAAGGAGAGGCGTGTCGTCAAGTCGGTCATACAGCTCGATGAGATGCACGATGCGTACGAGAGGCTTCTTGCTGACGCCGAGAAGCGACTCGTTAGGATCTACGGCGGCGCCGGAGATGCCGCCGATGACACCGGTGTTGCTGCTGCTGGTGATGAGCTGAACGAAGAGGTTGCGGAAATACTGCAGGAAGCTTACGGGAAAGGGATGGAGAGGGTGGATCTTTCTGGCCGGCGGTTGCGGTTGTTGCCGGAGGCGTTTGGGAGGATTTCCGGCCTTGTGGTGCTTGATGCATCCGCCAATCAGCTTTCG ACAATTCCCGACTCGATAGCTGGATTACAAAATCTGGAGGAGCTTAATCTATCTTCAAACCTTTTGACATTACTTCCAGATTCAATTGGGTTATTGCAAAAACTGAAATTTCTCAATATCTCTGGAAATAAGCTGAGTGCCCTTCCTGATCCCATCTGTCAGTGCAG GTCATTGGTGGAGCTGGATGTAAGCTTTAACAGTCTGACATATTTGCCAACGAACATTGGATATGAACTGCCAAACTTAAAGAAACTCATGATTCAACTGAACAAGATTCGATCTCTACCGTCATCTATCTGTGAGTTGAAGTCGCTGCGCTATCTGGATGCTCACTTTAATGAGCTACATGGACTTCCCATTGCAATTGGGAGACTCACCAATCTGGAAGTTCTCAACCTGAGCAGTAACTTCAGTGACCTCAAAGAACTACCCGAGACGTTTGGTGATTTGACTAACCTCAAAGAATTAGATCTCAGCAACAATCAAATTCATGCACTTCCTGATACATTTGGTCGCCTTGAAAATTTGACGAAGCTTAACTTGGATCAGAATCCTATTGAATTACCACCAATGGAGATTGTAAATCAAGGCGTCGAGGCTGTAAAAACCTTTATGGCGAAGAGATGGATTGATATATTGCTAGAGGAAGAAAGGAAAAGCAACCAAGAAATGCAAGAGCAAGCACAGAATGGATGGTTAACACGAAGCACGTCGTGGTTGAAGAATGTTTCCGGGAATGTAATTGGGTATCTTGGAACAGTTGGATCACCTATGGCACCCAAATCTCCCAAAGATGCTTATCTTGATCAGCAGCTATGA